The genomic DNA ACTCGCCGCTCGACGAGCTTGGCGACGAGCATCGCCTCGTGGTCGGAGGACTCCCCGCTGTTTGCGAGGAGGAGGGTGTGGTCGTTGAGGAGAGCCGTCGTCTCGAGCTGCTTGGCGAGAGCCGCGAAGAACGGATTCTCGATATCCGGGACGACGAGGCCGAGCGTCCGCGTCTTCCCTGAGGCGAGGGCGCCTGCGATGGGGTTCCGGCGGTACCCCGTCTGCTCGATCGCTTCGAGCACCTTCCTGCGGGTGTCGGGGGCGACGGGGCGCGGGCCATCGTTGATGACGTAGCTGACGACAGCGGTGGACGTGCCGGCAGCGCGGGCGACATCAGCGCGCGTGGCTCGACGCCGAAGATCCTGTGGTTCGTGCATGTATGGTCCTCGCCTCACGGATGCATCTACTCGTGTAGATCAACTCCATGCAGCCGCTTCGCCCATGGAGTGCCGGTGGTTCTACTCGCGTAGATAGTTCGGAACACCCTAGGAGCGCTGTGTGATGTACGCAACCCCCTGAGCGCAATCTGCCCGCTCGGACTCATCGGGCCGCCGGCTGGACGACCGCACTGAGTCCCTGGCCATTGGGGCTCCGCGGGCACTCCATGCGACGACGCGACGTCCTGCACTCTGCCGGTGCCGACACTTCGCGTGGCCGTGACGACGCCGGGTCCCGCACCAGTCAGCCGCGCGCGATGACGACCTCGACACCGAGGTCACGCACGCCGGCCGCGTCCTCTTCCGGCAGCGACGAGTCGGTGATGATCGAGCGGAACTCGCCGAGCGGGGCGACGCGGTACTTCGCGAAGTGACCGAACTTCGCGGAGTCGGCGAGGAGCACCGAGGTGGTGGCGCTCGCCATCGCGGCGCGCTTGGCGTCGATCTTCGCCTCCATGGGGGTGGTGATGCCGTGCCGGGCGTCCCAGGAGCTCGAGGAGATGAACGCGATGTCGACCGAGAGCTCCCCGAGGGTGAGGGCGGCCAGGCGCCCGATCATCGACTGGTTCGCGACGTCGACCCGCCCGCCCACACAGATCAGGTCGACGCAGGGATGATCGAGGAAGGCGCCGGCGGTGCCGAGGTCGTTGGTGACCACCGTGAGGTCGCGGCGGTCCTCCAGCAGTGGCCGCATGGCTTGGATGGTGGTGCCGGCGTCGAGGTAGAGCGTCATCGAGTCCGTGACGGTCTCCGCGGCGGCCGCGGCGATCGCGGACTTCGCGGCCATATTGGCCTCCGCCTTGGCGGAGCGGGGCGGCTCCTCGAGGAGGCGCGCGAGGGCGGCGACGCCACCCTGGGTGGCCCGGGCACGCCCTTGGTCGTCGAGCGCGGCGACGTCCCGGCGCACGGTCATCTGGCTGACGCCGAGCTGCTCCGTCAGCTGCCGGTAGCTGAGGACAGCGTCGGTGCGCAGCAGATCCAGGATGTGCTGTCGTCGCTGCTCGGGTATCAGGGGCGAAGTTCCCACGGTCCCACCTCCTGCGTCAGTCTACGGTCGGCGTCGTCCACGGGCTCTGCCACCGCTGCGACAGATCCGCCGTCTGCTCGTCGGTCAGTTCGCGGCGCGGGGCACTGGCGGTGAGCAGGGCGATCCGACACGCCTCCTCCACTTCGACGGCCCGTTCGACGGCATCGGGGAGGCTGATGCCCGCCACCACGGATCCATGGTTCGCCAGCAGTGCGGCCCGGAATTCACCGGGGGCCTCGAGCACGTCGTCGCCGAGCTGTGGGGACCCCGGCATCCGGTAGGGCAGCAGCGGGGTGCTGCCCACCCGCATGACGAAGTACGGCGTCAGCGGCGGGATCGCACTTGCCCGGCTCCACGGCTCGGTGCAGGAGAACGCGGTCGCCTGCGGGGAGTGGACGTGGACCACGGCGTGATTCCCGCTGCTGCGACCGTAGAAGCCGAGATGCAGCGGCGTCTCCTTGGAGGCTTTCGCGCCGCCCAGGACGGTGCCGCCCAGGGAGACCACGGCGAAGTCCGAGGGGTCGAGCGCGCCGAGCGGCGCCCCGGTGCCGGAGACGAGGAGGCGGTCGCCGTCGCGGGCCGAGATGTTGCCGGAGGTGCCCGGGCTGAGGCCGGCGTCGACGAGGGCGCGCCCGGCGGCGATGAGGTCGTCCATCACGGTCATCGCAGGGCCTCCCATGCCGACGTGAACAGGTCGGTGCTCCCGAAGTTCCCACTCTTCAGTGCGAGCGCGACGGTGCGGTCGCCGGATGCGGTGAGCGACCAGCACACCCCGGGGGCGATCTCGGGCCCGATGCGCAGTGCGGTGGCGCCCAGTGCGCCGACGACCGCTCCGCTGGACTCGCCGCCCGCGACGATGAGCGCGGCGCTGCGACCGGAGCCGACGAGCTGCGCAGCTACGGCAGCGATGACGGCTTCGACGGTGGCGGCCGGGTCGAGACGCTCCTCGGGACGCAGGATGTCGTCGCGGGAACGGGCGGCGCAGACCACGGGGATCGCGTCCTGGGGCTGGTCCTCGATCCAGCCGCTGACCTGCTTTGCGGCGGCAGCGGTGTCGTCGGCGGCGGCTAGCACGTCGATCACGTGCACGGGCTGGTTGCGGGAGGCGTGCTCGATCTGAGCGAGGCTCCGGGAGGAGACGCTGCCGCACAGCACGACGCGCCGCCCGGGATCGGGTGCGTGCCAGTCCTCGTCGCTGGCCGTCGGCCCCGGCATTCCCAGAGCCAGGCCTGATCCGCCGGAGACCAGGACGTCGTCGGCGACCGCTGCGCCGATGGTGCGCAGGTCCTCGTCGTCCTCCGTGTCGAGGACGATGTACGGAGCGTCGGCGGCATCGAGCGCGGTGCGCAGGGACGCCTCGCCGCCCGCGATGCGGCCGCGATGGATCTCGGTGACGTCGTGGACGCTCTGCGGGCGGAGCAGGTCGGCCACCCGCGACCGCGTCATGGGAGTGAGGGGATGGTGCCGCATCGACGAGTTCTCGAGCAGGTCCTCGCCGACGTAGAGATATCCCTCGCGGACCCGACGGCCGTTGGCCGGAAGCGCGGGGACCACGACGCTGCGCGGCGCATGAAGCATCTCGAGGGCGGCGTCGAGGATCGGGCCGATGGTGCCCTGATCGGTCGAGTCGAAGGTGGAGCAGTACTTCACGTAGAACTGCTCGGCACCCCAGCGCTGCAGCCTGGCCAGGGCGGCACGTGAGCGGGCCACCGCCTCGGCGACCGGTGCGGTGCGAGTCTTCAGGGCGATCACCACGGCATCGACCGTGCGCAGCTGCTCCGGGGAGAGCTCGGAGTCCTCGATCGTGACGAGCACCCGATGTCCCGAAGCGCGCAGCATCATCGCCAGATCCGTCGCGCCTGTGAAGTCGTCGGCCACTGCTCCGAGCATGGCGTCTCCTCTCTGGCGGACTGTGTGCCCGTGAACCATCGGTCACTCGAGCCGAGCCGGCTACGAGGTCCCGCCGATCCTCTCACACCTCTACGGATCAGTGTGAATCTGCGGTTCGATAGTTGACATTCCTGGAATCTCTGCCAGTGTTGTCCCGGTCTTGATCCATCCACCACGACAGTGAGGGCCGACGGTGCTCCTTCCACATCCCGACCGCGACCGATCGCCGATCCGCGTTGCGCTCACCGGCGCGAACGGTGGGTACGGCCGCACCTTCCTCGCCCAGGTCACCCGTACTCCCGAGCTCATCCCGGCGGTGCTGGTCGATCCTGACGTCGACGGGGTGCTCGCCATGCTCACCGAGCTCGGCCTCGCCGCGCGAGCCCTCGTCTCCGAGGCGCCCACGCGCACCGCCCAGATCGTCGCCGACGGCGGCATCGCCCTGGTGAGAAGCGCTGACGCGATCGCGTGGGGCGTGCTCGATGTGCTCGTGGAGGCATGCGGGAAGGTGCCCCAGGGAACGGCTTATGCCGCCGCCGCCATTGACAACGACACGCACGTGGTCATGGTCAGCAAGGAGGTGGACACGGTCGCGGGAGTCGCCCTCCACGCCCGCGCTGTGGCCGGTGGTCTCAGCTATCTCCCCGGTGACGGCGATCAGCCCGCGAACCTGCTGCGCATGCTCGACTGGGTGTCGGCGGTGGGGCTCGACATCGTCGCCATCGGCAAGGCGGGGGAGTACGACCTGCAGTTCGACCCCGTGAGCGGGAAGCTCACCCAGGCGGGCGAGACGATCGACGCGCCCTCGCTGCGGGACCTGCTCACCCTCGGTGACGATGTCCACGAGACGCTGGAGCAGCGCGCCCAGGCGGCCTCTGAGCTCAAACGCGCCGCCGCGGCCGACTCCTGCGAGATGACCGTCGTCGCCATGCGCACGGGCGCCTCGGCGGACACCGAGGCGATGCACTACCCGGTCGCGCGCATCGACGAGCTGGCCGACATCTACGCCTCCCGCGAGCACGGCGGACTCGTCGGCACCGACGGCGCCGTCGACGTGTTCAGCGCTCTGCGGCTGCCCGGCGAGGCGAGCTTCGCGGGCGGGGTCTTCGCCGTGGTCCGCACCGGCGACCCCGTGACCTGGGAGGTGCTCCGCGCGAAGGGGCATGTGCTCAGCCGCGATGGCCGATACGCCTGTGTCTACTGGCCCTACCACTACATGGGGGTGGAGACCCCGCTGACCGTGCACGCCGCGGTCGATCGAGCTCCCGCTCCGTCGCCCCGAGCGACGACGGTGCTCGCCGCCCGCGCGGTCCGCGATCTGCCCAAGGGTGACGTGCTCGCGGTGCGCGGTCACCACCACGAGATCGACGGTGCCGCACCCGTGATGCTGGGCGTGAGCACCGAGGCGGCCGCCTACTACCTCCTGGACGGGGCGCGTCTGGTGCGAGACGTACCCGCCGGAGAGCTGATCCGCGAGAGCGACGTCGAGGGGCTCGACCCTCTCGCCCGCGACCTCCACCGCGAAGGCCGCGCCCTGACCCCTGCGACCCGAGACGTGACGCGATGACGCCCCACATCCCCTCTCGGACGTCCCGCACGATCCCTCAGAGCCGAAGGAGGCTCGCATGAGCATCGAGATCATCGCCCTCATCGGACTGGTCGCCGTCTTCGCGATCTCCGCCCTGCGCAACGTCCACATGGGCGCCCTCGCCCTCGTCTTCTCCTTCATCGTCGGCATCTTCGTCGTGGGGGAGGGGCTCGAGGACGTGCTGGGCGGGTTCCCCGTCGACGCCCTCATCATCCTGCTGGGGATCACCTACCTCTTCGGCCTCGCCCACGAGACCGGGACGATCGACTGGCTGGTGGACCGCTCCCTGGCACTCATCGGGGACCGCGTCGCGCTGCTGCCGTGGGGTCTCTGGGCCGTCGCCACGCTCGTCGCCTGCCTGGGCACCTCGCACGCCGCCTTCGCGGTGGTGCCGATCGCCATGTCGCTCGCCCACAGCCATCGGATCAACTCCACCATGATGGGCATCGCCATGAGCTCGGCCATCGTCGGCGGTGCGCTCGCGCCGACGAGCATCGTGGGCATCACGGTCATGTCCGTGGCTCGCTCCGCGGACATCCCGTACAACCCCGGCCTGATGTTCGCGCTGTCCATCGGCATCAACGCCCTGGTCGTCGCCGTCGCCTTCTTCCTGTTCGGCGGTCGCGAGCTGCTCGGCCGAGCCCGCGCGGCCGACGCGACCCGGACGTCCGGTTCCGACTCTGCCACCGGAAGCGGCGACGGCAGCGGGGGCGGGGGCGTCGCCGTGGCACAGCACGTCGAGGCCCCCGCGACCACGGAGCGCGCACCGCTCGCGGCGATGCAGCTGCTGGTGCTGGTCTCGATCCCGCTGCTGGTCATCTCGTTCTTCCTACTGACCCTCGCCGAGGTGGACATCAACCTGGGCGTGGTGGCTCTGACCATCGCCGTGGTGATCGCCCTGATCGATCCGACGATCGGCAAGACGGCGATGAAGCGGATCGACTGGAGCACGATCCTGCTGCTCGGTGGCATCATCACCTACGTCGGGGTGCTCACCCGCCTCGGCGCCATCGATCAGCTCGGCGAGGCGGCCAGGTCCGTCAGCTCCCCGCTGATCGCCGCCCTGGTGATCTGTGTGGTCGGGGCCCTGGTCTCCGCCTTCGCCTCGACGATCGGCATCATCGGCGCCCTGGTCCCGCTCGCGGTGCCGCTGCTGGTCCCCGGAGGCGGGTTGGAGATGACCGGCTTCATCTACGCCCTGGCGATCTCCGCCTCCCTCGTGGACTGCGCACCGTTCGGCACCACCGGCGCGACGATCGTGGCCTCCACCGTGGAGGAGCATCGCGCCACGGTGAACCGGAACCTCACCCGCTGGGGCCTGTCCATGGTCATCATCGGACCGGTCGTCACCCTGGCGACGATGGTGGTGCCGTTCGCGGTCGCGGGGTAGTTCGCAGGTGACAGCGCCGGCGAACGCCGGGACATCGCACGGGACGGCTCACTCGTGGCGAGTCCCCGGTCGTGGAGTCACCCGATCTCGGCCATGGGCAGCGGCGCGGCGTCAGGATGCTCCGTGGCGTAGTAGGGGCCGGCCCTCCCAGTGCGAAGCCGCTGACGCAGCGCGGTGACCCACCAGAGGGCGGCCAGTGCCATGAACCCCGCGAAGACCATCCAATTGCCCGCGAACGCAGGCAGGAGAATCAGTGCGGCCTCGACGATCAGGAAGACTGCCAGGCTGATGAAGAGCAACGGGAGGCGCGCTCGACCGAGGTTGAAAGTTCCGGGATCGGCTTCTGGGATGCGGCCGCGGAACGACGCGATGATCAGGGCGATGGTCTGCAGCACGTAGCAGGTGAAGAAGGCCAGCGTCGCGATCCCCAGGAAGTAGTTGAAGGCCCGCTCGTTCACGAGTGCGGACAGCAGGAGCAGGACGGAGACGGCGCCCAACGTGAGGACCGACGTGGAAGGAACCTTCCGCTTCGGGGCGATATGACGCAGTGAGCGCGAGAAGGGCATCATGTTGTCCCGCGACAACGAGTAGAGCAGTCGCGTGCCGACCAGGACGTTCGCCAGGAGGCACACGAGGATGTTGGTCAGGGCGATGGCGATCACCAGCTTCGAGAAGCCAGGCCCGAGCTGCTGGGAGATGATTTCGTCGATGGGGGCGGACGAGCCGGCGATCCCCTCCGGGTCCCGGATCGCCAGCACGTAGACGAGATACATGGCGAACTCGATCACGCAGGACGCGATGAACGCGTTGAACATGGTCCTCGGGATCACGCGGCGTGCATCCTTGGTCTCCTCGGCGACGTCGGCGACGGCTTCGACCCCGACGAGGCCGAAGAACGGACCGAGCGCCGCGGCGAACCACGCGACGACGTACGGCGTCGCCGAGGCGTCCGCCGGCGGCTGGAACAGCGTGGACAGGGGCTGTGCGCGATCGGGCAGGAAGATCAGGATCGCCGCGATCACCAAGGTGAGACCGACAGTCACCAGGATCTCGAGTCCTACCCCGATGTTGTTGATGAAGGTCGCCAGGCGCACGCGATAGGCGTTGATCAGGACGCAGCTGATGACGACGCCGACGGCGATGAGGATCTGGCGAGGCTGAGTGAGGCTCAGTCCGAGCACGTTGCCGAGATACCCGGCGAAGACGTAGCCCAGGCTGGTCATCCCGCTCACCCAGCCGACCAGTGCGGCGAAGCCGGTGAACCATCCGAACGTCGAGCCGTTGAGGCGGCTGGTCCATTGGTACGAATACCCGGAGAGCGGCAGCTTCGCCGCGATGTCGGCAGCGATGAGCGTCCACAGGAGGAACACCGGGATGGCGAGGAACAGCGTCCAGATGAATGGCGCTCCGGCGGACTGATACCCGGGTCCGAAGCCGGAGAAGACGGCCGTGGTCGCGCTGATGGTCGAGAAACCGATCGCGAACGAGGCGATCTTCCCGACGGAACGATCGAGCTTCTGCTCGTACCCGAACTCGGCCAGGCGGGCGTCCTCGTCCTGCGCGGACGGCGGTGTCTCGGGGGCAGGGGAGCGGTCCGGGCTGGGCGCGGGCTGGGGCATGACACTTCTCCTGGCTTCATCGCGGGGATCCGGAGGCCGTTCTGCGAACGGCCGTGCGAAGAAGTGAACTCGGCGGCTTCCTGCCGGGGAAGGTCGAAGGCGTGATGGACTGATCAGCGGGGCTTATCGATCACGGCTGATAGGTGACGTGTCGACGCATGTGCTCGAGCAGCCGCTCGGTGGACAGCCCGATCCGCTCCGGTGCCCAGGCGAGTGCGGTGTAGCTGACGGGCCGGTCGATGATCGGCACGAAGGTGACGCCCGGCCGGTCGTACAGGCGGACCATCGAGGAGGTGGTGAAGCTCAGCCCGACGCCGCGGGAGACGTAGGTGGTCTCCTCCTCGTAGGTGGCGGCTTCCGCCGCGATGATCGGGGGCTCGCGACGGGCGTCCGCGGCGTACCAGTACTCGCGCCACCCTCCGGCGGACTCCGGGGCCACCACGATCGGTTCGTCGAGAAGCTCTTCGATCCTCAGCTCCCCGCGCGAAGCCAGGCGGTGGTTCCGTGGAAGGCAGGCGACCCAGGACTCTTCGTCGACGACGGCGTACTCGATACCCGGCAGGTCGACAGGAGGACGCAGCAGTGCGATATCCACGGCGCCGGAGGCGAGGCCGGCGCTCGGATCGGTGAAGTCGAACTCCTGGGTCTCGATCGTCACTCCGGGGAACGCGTGTTCCGCCCCCTCGAGCAGGTCGAAGAGCAGGTCTGCTCCCGTGCCGATCAGGTAACCGATGCGAACCGGGGCGTCGTCCACCAGCATCGCTCCGGCGTCGAGCGCGGCATCGACTTCGGCGAGCGCTCGCTGGACGTGCGGGAGCCACTGGCTGCCGATGTCGGTGAGCGCGACCGACCGGGTGTTGCGATCGAACAGTCGCTCACCCACGAGCCGTTCGAGCTTCTGGATCGCCCCGGAGAGGGCGGGCTGGGTGATGAAGAGCTGCTCCGCCGCGTGCCGGTAATTGAGCTCCGTCCCGAGCACGGCGAAGTAGCGCAGCAGGCGCAGGGTGATGCCGGGGAATGACGACACGGCTCCTCCTCATTGATAACCGTTGCTTATCTACTCATCGTAGCTTCGGCTTTCCGGCGACTCCACACGTGCCTCCACGATGGTCGCCCCAGCCCGACTACGGAGGAGGCCAGCACTGTGAGCCACAGCAGCTCGATCACTCGCACCACCCCAGCCCGCCAGGAGTTCTTCGACGTCACCGACGAGGTCGTCGAACTCGTGCGTTCCAGTGAGGTCTCCCGCGGGATCGTCCTGGCCTATACCCCGCACACGAGTTGCTGCGTGCTGCTCCAGGAGGAGTCGGAGGACACGACGTATTTCGGCACCCAGCTGATC from Brachybacterium sacelli includes the following:
- a CDS encoding DeoR/GlpR family DNA-binding transcription regulator; protein product: MGTSPLIPEQRRQHILDLLRTDAVLSYRQLTEQLGVSQMTVRRDVAALDDQGRARATQGGVAALARLLEEPPRSAKAEANMAAKSAIAAAAAETVTDSMTLYLDAGTTIQAMRPLLEDRRDLTVVTNDLGTAGAFLDHPCVDLICVGGRVDVANQSMIGRLAALTLGELSVDIAFISSSSWDARHGITTPMEAKIDAKRAAMASATTSVLLADSAKFGHFAKYRVAPLGEFRSIITDSSLPEEDAAGVRDLGVEVVIARG
- a CDS encoding class II aldolase/adducin family protein; this translates as MTVMDDLIAAGRALVDAGLSPGTSGNISARDGDRLLVSGTGAPLGALDPSDFAVVSLGGTVLGGAKASKETPLHLGFYGRSSGNHAVVHVHSPQATAFSCTEPWSRASAIPPLTPYFVMRVGSTPLLPYRMPGSPQLGDDVLEAPGEFRAALLANHGSVVAGISLPDAVERAVEVEEACRIALLTASAPRRELTDEQTADLSQRWQSPWTTPTVD
- the otnK gene encoding 3-oxo-tetronate kinase; protein product: MLGAVADDFTGATDLAMMLRASGHRVLVTIEDSELSPEQLRTVDAVVIALKTRTAPVAEAVARSRAALARLQRWGAEQFYVKYCSTFDSTDQGTIGPILDAALEMLHAPRSVVVPALPANGRRVREGYLYVGEDLLENSSMRHHPLTPMTRSRVADLLRPQSVHDVTEIHRGRIAGGEASLRTALDAADAPYIVLDTEDDEDLRTIGAAVADDVLVSGGSGLALGMPGPTASDEDWHAPDPGRRVVLCGSVSSRSLAQIEHASRNQPVHVIDVLAAADDTAAAAKQVSGWIEDQPQDAIPVVCAARSRDDILRPEERLDPAATVEAVIAAVAAQLVGSGRSAALIVAGGESSGAVVGALGATALRIGPEIAPGVCWSLTASGDRTVALALKSGNFGSTDLFTSAWEALR
- a CDS encoding SAF domain-containing protein; amino-acid sequence: MLLPHPDRDRSPIRVALTGANGGYGRTFLAQVTRTPELIPAVLVDPDVDGVLAMLTELGLAARALVSEAPTRTAQIVADGGIALVRSADAIAWGVLDVLVEACGKVPQGTAYAAAAIDNDTHVVMVSKEVDTVAGVALHARAVAGGLSYLPGDGDQPANLLRMLDWVSAVGLDIVAIGKAGEYDLQFDPVSGKLTQAGETIDAPSLRDLLTLGDDVHETLEQRAQAASELKRAAAADSCEMTVVAMRTGASADTEAMHYPVARIDELADIYASREHGGLVGTDGAVDVFSALRLPGEASFAGGVFAVVRTGDPVTWEVLRAKGHVLSRDGRYACVYWPYHYMGVETPLTVHAAVDRAPAPSPRATTVLAARAVRDLPKGDVLAVRGHHHEIDGAAPVMLGVSTEAAAYYLLDGARLVRDVPAGELIRESDVEGLDPLARDLHREGRALTPATRDVTR
- a CDS encoding SLC13 family permease, producing the protein MSIEIIALIGLVAVFAISALRNVHMGALALVFSFIVGIFVVGEGLEDVLGGFPVDALIILLGITYLFGLAHETGTIDWLVDRSLALIGDRVALLPWGLWAVATLVACLGTSHAAFAVVPIAMSLAHSHRINSTMMGIAMSSAIVGGALAPTSIVGITVMSVARSADIPYNPGLMFALSIGINALVVAVAFFLFGGRELLGRARAADATRTSGSDSATGSGDGSGGGGVAVAQHVEAPATTERAPLAAMQLLVLVSIPLLVISFFLLTLAEVDINLGVVALTIAVVIALIDPTIGKTAMKRIDWSTILLLGGIITYVGVLTRLGAIDQLGEAARSVSSPLIAALVICVVGALVSAFASTIGIIGALVPLAVPLLVPGGGLEMTGFIYALAISASLVDCAPFGTTGATIVASTVEEHRATVNRNLTRWGLSMVIIGPVVTLATMVVPFAVAG
- a CDS encoding APC family permease, producing MPQPAPSPDRSPAPETPPSAQDEDARLAEFGYEQKLDRSVGKIASFAIGFSTISATTAVFSGFGPGYQSAGAPFIWTLFLAIPVFLLWTLIAADIAAKLPLSGYSYQWTSRLNGSTFGWFTGFAALVGWVSGMTSLGYVFAGYLGNVLGLSLTQPRQILIAVGVVISCVLINAYRVRLATFINNIGVGLEILVTVGLTLVIAAILIFLPDRAQPLSTLFQPPADASATPYVVAWFAAALGPFFGLVGVEAVADVAEETKDARRVIPRTMFNAFIASCVIEFAMYLVYVLAIRDPEGIAGSSAPIDEIISQQLGPGFSKLVIAIALTNILVCLLANVLVGTRLLYSLSRDNMMPFSRSLRHIAPKRKVPSTSVLTLGAVSVLLLLSALVNERAFNYFLGIATLAFFTCYVLQTIALIIASFRGRIPEADPGTFNLGRARLPLLFISLAVFLIVEAALILLPAFAGNWMVFAGFMALAALWWVTALRQRLRTGRAGPYYATEHPDAAPLPMAEIG
- a CDS encoding LysR family transcriptional regulator; this translates as MSSFPGITLRLLRYFAVLGTELNYRHAAEQLFITQPALSGAIQKLERLVGERLFDRNTRSVALTDIGSQWLPHVQRALAEVDAALDAGAMLVDDAPVRIGYLIGTGADLLFDLLEGAEHAFPGVTIETQEFDFTDPSAGLASGAVDIALLRPPVDLPGIEYAVVDEESWVACLPRNHRLASRGELRIEELLDEPIVVAPESAGGWREYWYAADARREPPIIAAEAATYEEETTYVSRGVGLSFTTSSMVRLYDRPGVTFVPIIDRPVSYTALAWAPERIGLSTERLLEHMRRHVTYQP